One Nonomuraea angiospora DNA segment encodes these proteins:
- the smpB gene encoding SsrA-binding protein SmpB, translated as MPRETGRKVIAQNKRARHDYLLEDTFEAGLVLQGTEVKSLREGRASLVDGYASIDGGEAWLLNVHIPEYSQGTWTNHAARRKRKLLLNRKEIDKLAAKTKEGGLTIVPLTLYFKDGRAKVEIALARGKKDWDKRQSLAEQQAKREMARALRHRNR; from the coding sequence ATGCCACGTGAGACCGGGCGTAAGGTCATCGCCCAGAACAAGCGTGCCAGGCACGACTACCTCCTCGAGGACACGTTCGAGGCGGGTCTCGTGCTGCAGGGCACCGAGGTGAAGTCGCTGCGCGAGGGCCGCGCCTCGCTCGTCGACGGCTACGCCAGCATCGACGGCGGCGAAGCGTGGCTGCTCAACGTCCACATCCCCGAATACTCCCAGGGGACGTGGACCAACCACGCCGCCCGCCGCAAGCGCAAGCTGCTGCTGAACCGCAAGGAGATCGACAAGCTCGCCGCCAAGACGAAGGAGGGCGGGCTCACGATCGTGCCGCTGACGCTCTACTTCAAGGACGGCAGGGCCAAGGTCGAGATCGCGCTCGCCCGGGGCAAGAAGGACTGGGACAAGCGGCAGTCGCTGGCCGAGCAGCAGGCGAAGCGGGAGATGGCCCGGGCCCTGCGGCACCGCAACCGATGA
- the ftsE gene encoding cell division ATP-binding protein FtsE yields the protein MIHFDNVTKVYANQNRPALDHVSVDVDKGEFVFLVGPSGSGKSTFLRLVLKEERPNSGAIHVAGKDLARLSNFKVPHLRRRIGCVFQDFRLLPNKNVYENVAFALEVIGKPRRFIRKVVPEVIELVGLEGKAHRMPDELSGGEQQRVAMARAFVNRPMILLADEPTGNIDPATSIGIMKVLDRINRTGTTVVMATHDAAIVDSMRKRVVELEDGKIVRDQSRGVYGQAY from the coding sequence GTGATCCATTTCGATAATGTCACCAAGGTCTACGCGAACCAGAACCGGCCCGCCCTCGACCACGTGTCCGTTGACGTGGACAAGGGCGAGTTCGTGTTCCTCGTCGGTCCCTCGGGATCAGGCAAGTCCACGTTCCTGCGTCTGGTCCTCAAGGAGGAGCGGCCCAACTCCGGTGCGATCCATGTCGCCGGCAAGGACCTGGCCCGCCTCTCCAACTTCAAGGTGCCGCACCTGCGCCGCCGCATCGGCTGCGTGTTCCAGGACTTCAGGCTGCTCCCGAACAAGAACGTCTACGAAAACGTGGCGTTCGCCCTCGAGGTCATCGGAAAGCCCCGGCGGTTCATCCGCAAGGTGGTTCCCGAGGTCATCGAGCTGGTCGGCCTGGAAGGCAAGGCCCACCGCATGCCCGACGAGCTGTCCGGCGGCGAGCAGCAGCGCGTCGCCATGGCCCGCGCGTTCGTCAACCGGCCGATGATCCTGCTGGCCGACGAGCCCACGGGCAACATCGACCCCGCGACGAGCATCGGCATCATGAAGGTGCTCGACCGCATCAACAGGACTGGCACCACGGTCGTCATGGCCACGCACGACGCGGCCATCGTCGACTCCATGCGCAAGCGCGTGGTGGAGCTGGAGGACGGCAAGATCGTCCGTGACCAGTCGCGTGGCGTCTACGGCCAGGCGTACTGA
- the ftsX gene encoding permease-like cell division protein FtsX translates to MRANFIFSEVWIGLRRNLTMTIAVVITVAVGMAMLGVGLMINAQVGMMKGYWDDKVEVSVYLCSKGTAMETCKGKEITKAQTQALDTLIKGTPGVKEVFFEDQSAAYQNFQKMYANTNKALATATKVEDMPQSFRIKVADPNNYKSIVQAMQGQPGVSQVVDQAQLVGPFFEMLDKLAFYALAVAIILVLAAALLIGNTVRLSAFNRRRETGIMRLVGASNLYIQLPFVMEGVIAGLIGGVFAAVILIVTKVFLFEELGKYLGDATAQLGWNDVAQTITITMVIGVVICVLASFVTLRRYLRV, encoded by the coding sequence ATGCGGGCGAATTTCATCTTCTCCGAGGTCTGGATCGGCCTCCGTCGCAACCTGACCATGACGATCGCGGTGGTCATCACCGTTGCGGTCGGCATGGCGATGCTGGGCGTCGGCTTGATGATCAACGCCCAGGTCGGCATGATGAAGGGCTACTGGGACGACAAGGTCGAGGTCTCCGTCTACCTGTGCAGCAAGGGCACGGCCATGGAGACCTGCAAGGGCAAGGAGATCACCAAGGCCCAGACGCAGGCCCTCGACACCCTGATCAAGGGCACTCCCGGGGTCAAGGAGGTGTTCTTCGAGGACCAGTCGGCGGCGTACCAGAACTTCCAGAAGATGTACGCCAACACCAACAAGGCCCTCGCGACCGCCACCAAGGTCGAGGACATGCCGCAGTCGTTCCGGATCAAGGTGGCGGACCCGAACAACTACAAGTCCATCGTGCAGGCCATGCAGGGGCAGCCGGGCGTGTCGCAGGTCGTGGACCAGGCCCAGCTGGTCGGTCCCTTCTTCGAGATGCTCGACAAGCTCGCCTTCTACGCGCTCGCGGTGGCCATCATCCTGGTGCTGGCGGCGGCGCTCCTGATCGGCAACACGGTGCGGCTCTCGGCGTTCAACCGGCGTAGGGAGACGGGCATCATGCGCCTGGTCGGCGCGTCCAATCTCTACATCCAGCTCCCGTTCGTCATGGAAGGCGTCATCGCCGGCCTGATCGGCGGGGTGTTCGCGGCGGTCATCCTGATCGTCACGAAGGTCTTCCTCTTCGAGGAGCTCGGAAAGTACCTGGGCGACGCGACGGCGCAGCTGGGCTGGAACGATGTGGCCCAGACCATCACCATCACCATGGTCATCGGTGTGGTCATCTGTGTGCTGGCATCGTTCGTGACGCTCCGCCGCTACCTGAGGGTGTAG